A single region of the Saprospiraceae bacterium genome encodes:
- the mnmG gene encoding tRNA uridine-5-carboxymethylaminomethyl(34) synthesis enzyme MnmG — protein sequence MFPIYDVIVVGAGHAGCEAAVSAANMGSKVLLATMNMNTIAQMSCNPAMGGVAKGQIVREVDALGGYSGIVTDHTMIQFRMLNKSKGPAMWSPRAQSDRMLFAAKWREMLEGHPNIDFWQEMVNGLLVKDGRVQGVRTGIGLEIQSKSVILTNGTFLNGLIHIGEKQFGGGRAGEKAATGITEQLVELGFEAGRMKTGTPARVDGRSLDWDRMEVQPGDENPGQFSYTATPKLKKQLPCHVTYTSKEVHEILKTGFDRSPLFNGRIRGLGPRYCPSIEDKIDRFSDRDRHQLFVEPEGWNTCEIYVNGFSSSLPEDVQFKAMRQIVGFEKVKMFRPGYAIEYDFFPPTQLKISLETHLVENLFFAGQINGTTGYEEAACQGLMAGINAHLKINEEEPFILRRSEAYIGVLIDDLVNKGTKEPYRMFTSRAEYRILLRQDNADLRLTPLAQKLGMTGLEDRIARAEEKKAAAQAIEKYFQDTSIDHDQVNAFLESKGTAPLKQKVKLHGVLLRPQISIQDLREAIPSINTYLNGYDQESVELAEINMKYEGYIKKEEEMVAKMSRLESVRLTDNFDYKQLVSLSSEAREKLTQIKPSTIGQASRISGVSPSDISVLLVHMGR from the coding sequence ATGTTTCCAATATATGATGTGATTGTGGTAGGAGCTGGACATGCAGGCTGTGAAGCAGCAGTGTCCGCTGCGAATATGGGGTCTAAGGTGCTGTTGGCCACGATGAATATGAATACGATAGCGCAGATGTCCTGCAATCCGGCAATGGGTGGCGTGGCCAAAGGACAAATTGTGCGGGAAGTTGATGCTTTAGGCGGTTATTCTGGCATTGTTACCGATCATACCATGATCCAATTCCGGATGCTCAACAAGTCCAAAGGTCCCGCTATGTGGAGCCCACGCGCCCAAAGTGATCGGATGCTTTTTGCGGCCAAATGGCGGGAAATGTTAGAGGGACATCCCAATATTGACTTCTGGCAGGAAATGGTTAATGGCTTATTGGTCAAAGATGGAAGGGTACAAGGCGTTCGGACGGGTATTGGTTTGGAGATTCAAAGTAAGTCCGTTATTTTAACCAATGGAACCTTTCTGAATGGATTGATCCACATAGGAGAAAAGCAATTTGGGGGAGGACGTGCTGGCGAAAAAGCCGCTACAGGCATCACCGAGCAACTCGTGGAGCTAGGCTTCGAAGCAGGGCGTATGAAAACAGGAACACCTGCCAGGGTGGATGGCCGCAGTCTGGACTGGGACCGAATGGAAGTTCAACCTGGGGATGAAAACCCTGGTCAATTTTCTTACACAGCTACCCCAAAACTCAAAAAACAATTACCCTGTCACGTTACCTACACCAGTAAAGAAGTACACGAGATTCTGAAAACAGGATTCGATCGTTCTCCGCTGTTTAATGGTCGAATTCGAGGATTAGGCCCTCGTTATTGCCCATCGATAGAAGATAAAATCGACCGGTTTTCAGATCGCGACCGTCACCAGTTATTTGTAGAACCAGAGGGTTGGAATACCTGCGAGATTTATGTAAATGGCTTTTCATCTTCCTTACCCGAAGATGTCCAGTTTAAAGCTATGCGCCAGATCGTTGGTTTTGAAAAGGTGAAAATGTTCAGGCCAGGCTATGCCATCGAATATGACTTTTTCCCACCGACGCAACTAAAAATATCGCTGGAAACCCATCTGGTGGAAAACCTTTTCTTTGCTGGCCAGATCAACGGTACCACAGGCTATGAAGAAGCGGCGTGCCAAGGTCTGATGGCAGGTATTAACGCTCATTTGAAGATCAATGAAGAAGAACCTTTCATTCTTCGTCGGTCTGAGGCGTATATTGGCGTGCTGATCGATGACCTCGTTAATAAGGGGACCAAAGAGCCTTATCGGATGTTTACTTCTCGGGCAGAATACCGCATCCTACTCCGTCAAGACAACGCTGACCTCCGCCTAACACCGCTCGCCCAAAAACTAGGTATGACTGGTTTAGAGGATCGAATCGCCCGTGCAGAAGAAAAGAAAGCAGCTGCCCAAGCCATCGAAAAATACTTCCAGGATACCAGTATCGACCACGACCAGGTGAATGCTTTCCTGGAGAGCAAAGGCACCGCTCCGCTCAAGCAAAAAGTGAAGCTCCATGGCGTCTTACTTCGCCCACAAATCAGTATCCAGGACCTTCGGGAAGCCATTCCTAGTATTAATACCTACCTTAATGGCTATGACCAGGAATCCGTTGAGCTCGCAGAGATCAATATGAAATACGAAGGTTATATCAAAAAGGAAGAGGAAATGGTGGCAAAAATGAGCCGCCTGGAATCGGTTCGCCTGACAGATAACTTCGACTATAAACAACTCGTTTCCTTATCATCCGAAGCCCGGGAAAAACTCACCCAGATCAAACCCAGTACCATCGGCCAAGCCAGTAGAATCAGCGGTGTTTCGCCGTCAGATATCTCGGTGTTGCTGGTGCATATGGGGAGGTAG
- a CDS encoding transglycosylase domain-containing protein, with protein sequence MHIKWRAFRQKSPKWAFALKWGFGLGIVGLLSVGLLILSIYWGFLGPLPNYAELKNIQNNTASEIYGDQGILLGKFYIENRINADFEEISPNVINALVATEDARFFEHSGIDIRAWMRVLFKSVLLFDESSGGGSTISQQLAKNLYPRISYSLFSTPINKIREMFVARRLENIYTKEDLLRLYLNTVPFSENIFGIKVAAQRFFKKSPDQLGVEEAAVLVGMLKGTTLYNPIRNPELATQRRNTVMNQMVKYNYLDQNACDSLKEMPLELQYFREGNNAGLATYFREQVRLEVNKILEDYPKPDGSAYNIFTDGLKIYTSIDPRLQQYAEAAVNTHMPELQQAFYKNWEKRGDPWGGKDVLDQAKKNSRRYQQLKAKGLNEEAIDQVFDTPISMQIFSWEDGDVVKEMSPLDSLKYYLSILNTGFLAIEPNTGLVRAWVGGINHKYFQYDHVKSRRQVGSIFKPIVYAQALRNGMLPCEYTDNKQVVYADYKDWQPRNADGNYEGVYSMEGALSHSVNTVTVEIMRRGGLDSTRLLATDMGIEGEIPDGPAIALGAVDASLQEMISVYATFANRGIRPTLHYLDRIETSDGNIIAEFTRPDPKTFTRVLSEEIADMMTKMMESVIDSGTAKKIHYRYGIYGAIAGKTGTTQNHSDGWFMGFTPKLVAGVWVGAESPRVHFRTMGVGQGSNTALPIWGEFMKSVYKDPTYKHYRRTQFEPLSDSLSAMMQCPPYLDEMPTLLNENESWEANYYDQMYLFQALQDIPPENIRYLINQRPRRNFETISDYADRLRKLNVRLEKQLERQENRKDFWDKLLFRKKGE encoded by the coding sequence ATGCATATAAAATGGCGCGCATTTAGGCAAAAATCACCTAAATGGGCATTTGCACTCAAATGGGGTTTCGGGCTAGGGATAGTCGGCCTCCTTTCTGTAGGTTTACTCATTCTGTCTATTTATTGGGGCTTTTTAGGGCCGTTGCCTAATTATGCTGAACTAAAAAATATTCAAAACAATACCGCCTCCGAGATTTATGGCGATCAGGGCATCCTATTAGGTAAATTCTATATTGAAAACCGTATCAATGCTGATTTTGAAGAGATATCTCCTAATGTGATCAATGCCTTGGTGGCCACCGAAGATGCCCGTTTTTTTGAACATAGTGGCATTGACATTCGAGCCTGGATGCGGGTACTTTTTAAATCTGTTTTACTCTTTGATGAATCTTCTGGAGGAGGTAGTACCATTAGTCAACAATTGGCTAAAAACCTTTATCCGCGTATTAGCTATAGTCTTTTTTCAACCCCCATCAATAAAATTCGGGAGATGTTTGTGGCCAGGCGATTGGAGAATATCTACACCAAAGAAGACCTCCTTAGGCTCTACCTCAATACCGTCCCTTTCAGCGAAAACATCTTTGGGATCAAAGTAGCGGCCCAACGCTTTTTCAAAAAATCGCCTGATCAGCTAGGCGTAGAAGAAGCGGCTGTGCTGGTTGGCATGCTGAAAGGCACGACGCTCTACAACCCCATTCGCAACCCCGAACTCGCCACCCAGCGCCGCAATACGGTCATGAACCAAATGGTAAAATACAATTACCTCGACCAAAACGCTTGTGATTCCTTAAAGGAAATGCCGCTGGAATTGCAATATTTCAGGGAGGGCAATAATGCAGGATTGGCCACCTATTTTCGGGAACAAGTGCGGCTGGAAGTCAATAAAATATTGGAAGATTACCCCAAACCAGATGGTAGTGCCTATAACATTTTTACGGATGGATTGAAAATATATACTTCAATTGATCCCCGTTTGCAGCAATACGCCGAAGCTGCCGTCAATACCCACATGCCTGAACTCCAGCAAGCCTTTTATAAAAACTGGGAAAAAAGAGGAGACCCCTGGGGCGGAAAAGACGTATTGGACCAAGCAAAGAAAAATTCACGGCGTTACCAACAATTAAAAGCAAAAGGCTTGAATGAGGAGGCCATAGACCAGGTTTTCGACACGCCCATTAGCATGCAAATTTTCAGCTGGGAGGACGGAGATGTAGTCAAAGAAATGAGTCCACTCGACTCCTTGAAGTATTATCTCAGCATTTTGAACACTGGCTTTTTGGCAATAGAACCCAACACAGGACTAGTGAGAGCATGGGTTGGCGGTATTAACCACAAATATTTTCAATACGACCATGTCAAATCCAGGCGTCAAGTGGGGTCCATCTTCAAGCCCATCGTCTATGCACAGGCCTTGCGGAATGGCATGTTGCCTTGCGAATATACAGACAACAAACAAGTGGTTTATGCCGACTACAAAGATTGGCAGCCGCGCAATGCCGATGGCAATTATGAAGGTGTCTATTCGATGGAAGGGGCACTGAGCCATTCCGTCAATACCGTCACCGTTGAGATCATGCGGCGGGGCGGACTCGATTCCACCCGGCTATTGGCAACGGACATGGGGATCGAAGGAGAAATCCCGGATGGCCCAGCCATTGCTCTTGGCGCAGTGGATGCTTCTTTGCAAGAAATGATCAGCGTATATGCCACCTTCGCCAATCGGGGTATCCGCCCTACCCTGCACTACCTCGATCGCATAGAAACCAGCGATGGCAACATCATTGCCGAATTTACACGCCCTGATCCTAAGACTTTCACCAGGGTCTTATCAGAAGAAATCGCTGACATGATGACCAAGATGATGGAATCCGTCATCGATAGCGGTACCGCCAAAAAGATACACTATCGTTACGGCATCTACGGGGCCATTGCCGGGAAAACGGGAACCACTCAGAACCATTCCGATGGCTGGTTTATGGGCTTTACGCCCAAGTTAGTCGCGGGTGTCTGGGTAGGGGCTGAGAGTCCGCGGGTGCATTTTCGTACCATGGGTGTCGGCCAGGGGTCCAATACAGCGCTGCCTATCTGGGGAGAATTTATGAAAAGCGTCTACAAAGACCCCACCTATAAACACTATCGCCGCACCCAATTCGAGCCCCTGTCGGATAGCCTTAGCGCCATGATGCAATGCCCGCCCTACCTGGATGAAATGCCCACCCTACTAAACGAGAATGAATCCTGGGAAGCCAACTATTACGACCAAATGTACCTTTTCCAGGCTTTGCAAGACATCCCCCCTGAAAATATCCGCTATCTCATCAACCAGCGCCCCCGCCGCAACTTCGAAACCATCTCCGATTATGCCGATCGCCTCCGCAAGCTGAATGTCCGCCTAGAGAAGCAACTGGAGCGCCAGGAGAATCGGAAGGATTTCTGGGATAAGTTGTTGTTTAGGAAGAAGGGGGAGTGA
- a CDS encoding Uma2 family endonuclease: MHTFEEKKYTAEEYFSIVAEAEYKMEYYRGQIFAMAGAKPNHNIISTNVLAFLNTQLAEKDCTVFNSDQALAIADDIYFYPDVMVSCGEVELDQGEMRLLNPVLIVEILSKSTQGFDKGKKFTYYRQIPSLKEYLMLDAEAIGFESYYKEENELWRISSGFKLDQSVPLYSLDLQLPLETVYRKTLALL, translated from the coding sequence ATGCATACCTTTGAAGAGAAAAAATACACTGCGGAAGAATATTTCAGCATCGTAGCGGAAGCAGAATACAAAATGGAATATTACCGTGGGCAAATCTTTGCTATGGCGGGCGCCAAGCCCAATCATAATATCATCAGCACGAATGTGTTGGCTTTTTTAAATACCCAATTAGCGGAAAAGGACTGTACCGTTTTTAATAGCGACCAGGCACTGGCCATTGCAGATGACATTTATTTTTACCCAGATGTTATGGTGAGTTGTGGTGAGGTCGAATTGGACCAGGGAGAAATGCGATTGTTAAACCCTGTCTTGATCGTAGAAATTTTGTCAAAATCAACGCAAGGTTTTGATAAGGGCAAGAAGTTTACTTACTATCGCCAAATTCCTAGTCTAAAGGAATACCTGATGCTAGACGCCGAGGCCATTGGTTTTGAATCCTATTACAAAGAAGAAAATGAGTTGTGGCGAATTTCATCCGGCTTTAAATTGGATCAATCGGTGCCTTTGTATTCGCTCGATCTCCAGTTGCCCTTGGAGACCGTCTATAGAAAAACCTTAGCGCTTCTCTAA
- a CDS encoding Uma2 family endonuclease, with translation MDTIEEKKYTAEEYFSIVAEAEYKMEYYRGQIFAMAGAKPNHNIISLNVGAMLYHHLLNKECTVFNSDQALAIADDIYFYPDIMVSCGEVELDQGKIRLLNPVLIVEILSKSTQGFDKGKKFTYYRQIPSLKEYLMLDAEAIGFESYYKEENELWRISSGFKLDQSVPLYSLDLQVPLEAVYKKTIGLIPMPN, from the coding sequence ATGGATACTATCGAAGAGAAAAAATACACTGCGGAAGAATATTTCAGCATCGTAGCGGAAGCAGAATACAAAATGGAATATTACCGTGGGCAAATCTTTGCCATGGCGGGCGCCAAGCCCAATCACAACATTATCAGTCTGAATGTGGGCGCCATGTTGTACCATCATCTGTTAAACAAAGAGTGCACCGTTTTTAACAGCGACCAGGCACTAGCCATTGCAGATGACATTTATTTTTACCCAGATATTATGGTGAGCTGTGGTGAGGTCGAATTGGACCAAGGGAAAATACGATTGCTAAACCCTGTCTTGATCGTAGAAATTTTGTCAAAATCAACGCAAGGTTTTGATAAGGGCAAGAAGTTTACTTACTATCGCCAAATTCCTAGTCTAAAGGAATACCTGATGCTAGACGCCGAGGCCATCGGTTTTGAATCCTATTACAAAGAAGAAAATGAGTTGTGGCGAATTTCATCCGGCTTTAAATTGGATCAATCGGTGCCTTTGTATTCGCTCGATCTCCAAGTCCCTTTAGAGGCTGTTTATAAAAAGACGATAGGGCTTATTCCAATGCCAAATTAA